In Deefgea piscis, the genomic window AATCGAGGTTGACATTACCCGCGTACCAGCCCCGATTGAGCATTTCGATGGTCATCCATGCTTCTAGCGCGCCGCATGCACCTAAGGTGTGACCAAAATACCCCTTGAGTGAACTAAAGGGCATCTGCGCACCAAAAACGCGGTTAGTCGCTTGGCTTTCTGCAATATCACCTTGATTAGTGGCCGTGCCATGCGCATTTACATAACCGATGTCGCAGGCATTGAGCCCAGCATTGGCCAGCGCCAGCCGCATTGCCACTTCCATCGTGGCGGTTTCAGGCCGAGTCACATGCGCGCCGTCTGAGTTGCAAGCAAAACCGACAATCTCGGCATGAATTCGCGCACCGCGCGCCAGCGCATGCTCGAGTTCTTCCAAAATCAGCGTGCCCGCGCCTTCACCAATCACCAGACCATCGCGATGCGCATCAAAAGGGCGCGGCGTGGTATGTGGCGCGTCGTTTTGGGTGCTGGTGGCATAGAGGGTGTCAAACACCATGGCTTCAGTTGGGCAAAGCTCTTCAGCACCACCAGCAATCATCATTTTTTGCTGACCGTATTTGATCGCTTCATAGGCGTAACCAATGCCTTGGCTGCCCGAAGTGCAGGCGCTCGATGTGGGGATAACACGACCTTTAAGGCCAAAATACACGCCAATATTGACCGCCGAAGTATGACTCATCATCCTGAGGTAAGAGTTGGCGCTTAGGCCATTGACATCTTTTTCGATCAGCGCATAACCAAATTCGCGCACCGCATCCGTACTGCCAATGGACGAACCGTAGGCTACGCCCATGCTGCCATTTTGAATTAAGGGATTGCCCAGTAAGCCCGCATCCGCCAGCGCGTATTCGGATGCCAGTACGGACATTTTGGCAACGCGGCCCATTGAGCGGGTTTGCTTGCGGGTATAGTGCGCGGGCAGGGCAAAATCAGAAATAGGGCCTGCCAATAAGGTGTTAAGGTCTTGGTATTGCGCCCAGTCATCCATGCGGCGGATGCCGGTTTTTCCTGCGCGCATCGCCGCAGCAATAGTCGGCCAATCACCGCCCAAAGAAGAGATGCCGGCCATGCCGGTAACAACAACTCGTTTCATTTACGTCTTACCTAGGTAGTTACTCGCCATACAACGTATGTACCGCGACTCAATCAATTGTATTGCGACTTAAAATCAACATAATCCGCCATTCACTGCAATCACTTGCCGCGTGGTATACGCGGCGCCCTCGCTCATTAGATAGCTCACCGCAGCGGCAACTTCTTCGGACCGGCCCATTCTGGCCATTGGGATCATTTTTTTTATGTCTTCTAGCGCCGGTAAGTCTTGAATCATCTCGGTGTCGATCAGCCCCGGCGCCACACAATTGACGGTAATTTTTCGGCTGGCCAATTCGAGTGCCAGCGCCTTACACGCGCCGATTAAGCCTGCTTTGGCCGCGCTGTAATTGACTTGTCCTCGATTGCCAATCAAGCCCGACACCGAAGCAATCGCCACGATACGCCCGGGTTGACGCCGGCGCACCATGGGCATAGATAGGGGATGCAGCACATTATAAAAGCCATCCAAATTGGTGCTAAGCACCAGATCCCAATCGTCGTCGCTCATCGCCGGAAACGCCGTATCCCGCGTAATGCCCGCGTTGATAATCACGCCGTATGGCGCGCCATGTGCGGCCACATCGGCTTCAATTGCCGTGCGGGTTTGCGCGCGATCGGTCACATCAAAGCAGATCAATCGGGCCTGACGGCCTAGCGCGACAATCTGTTGTTGCAGCGCAAGCACGCTGCTTTGATTGCGGTGGTAATGCAAAATCAAATCAAAACCATCGCTGGCCAATTTGAGCGCCATGGCGCGGCCAAGGCCACCGCTGGCGCCGGTAATTAAAATCGTATGCATGGTTTTTCGCTTAATTACTTAAAAAGTCGCTTGGGTTTTCGGGTTGAAAGCCATTAATCCGCGCGTTCACTGTAATGACTTGCCCGTCGGTTGTTACGCCGTTCACGCTGGCGGCAAACACCGCCATGCCATTATCGCCCTTGATGACTTCGTTAACGCAAATCGTGAGCTGCGTGCCCGGTTTAAAGCTCGGCACATTGCTTGCAAAGTGCCGAGTGCCGAGTAAAAAACCAATTTTGGGCGCTTGGCCGCTGCGCCGCGCATGGCAGCCATCAAGGGCGGCAATCGCTTGGGCCATGTATTCAATCGCCACATACGCCGGCACAGCACCGCCCAGCTCCGGATCATTAAATAAGCTATCGGCTGGCACCGTCAGTGCTGCTGTTAGGCGGTGTGCATCAAATTGAATAATGCGATCGAGCAAAATCATTGGTGCAGCATGGGGCAAGACCTCATGCGGTAAGTAGTGTGGGTGGGTCATATAGGAACTCGCTGCAAGATCAGGCTGACATTATTGCCGCCAAAGGCAAAGGAATTACTCATCGCCGTGTGCAGCGCATAGCTTTGTCCCGCTTGAACCCAGTTCAATGGGGGCAAGGCTGGGTCAAACTCACCATCGAAATCGTTATCGTTAAGGGGCGCAGGAAGTTGCTGCAAAGGGTTGAGTGAAGGCTGCAACAGCAGCCAGCAAAACGCCGCTTCAATGGCTGCGGCCGCGCCAAGGGTATGTCCTGTTAGCGATTTGGTACTGCTGCTTGGCGGTAAATACCCAGCAAATACATCCCGCACCGCTACGCTTTCCATGGCATCATTTAATGGCGTTGCTGTGCCATGTAGGTTCAGGTAATCGATTTGCTTCGCGGGTAATGCCGCATCGTTGAGCGCGGCGCGCATGGCGGCGACTGCGCCATGTCCTGCTGGATGGGGCGCTGAAATATGATGCGCGTCGCTGCTGGCGCCGCAACCGAGTAGTTGCACAGGGCCGCGCTCTCGGCTCATCAGCATTAGCGCAGCCGCTTCGCCGATATTGATGCCATCGCGCTTAGCATGAAACGGCCTGCATTGCGCTGCACTGATCGACTCTAATGCCGCAAAACCATTGAGCGTGAGCTGGCACAAGCTATCTACGCCACCGCAAATCACCACATCGACCAGATTCATGTTAAGCAGTCGGCGCGCGGCGATAAAGGCTCGGCCACTGCTGGAGCACGCGGTAGAAATCACATACGCTGGGCCTTGTATTTGATACAGCTCGGCCAAAAACCGCGCCGGATCGGCCATTTCTTGGCGCAAATAACTGTAGCCCGCTGGTGCTGATTCACCACGCGCTAGCGCGGCGATGGCCGCTTCGCTTTCGGCTACGCCCGAGGTGCTGCTGCCTAAAATAATCGCCACACGCGCCGCGCCAAAGCGGCTAATGGCGGCGCGAATTTCGGCGTCAATTTGCTGGCTGGCGGCATACAGCAGTTGATTGTTGCGACTGTGAAACTGCGCCCATTGCGGCGGCAGCTTGGGTAATTGCGCCGACACCGCGCCAATAAAAGTCGGGCGATCAATCAGCGTACTTGGCGCTGGCGTCAAACCATGCTGACCGGCAAGCAGTGCGGCCATTGTATCGGCGTGGCCAATACCGAGGGGGGATATCAGCCCAAGGCTATTTAAATACGTGCTCATTCGGGCAATACCTCAATACTTAACCCATACTCGGGGCGCTTAAGCTCAATTTTACCGGCGCTATGGGTAACCTCGGCGTATTTTTTGCCGCGATACCACCAATGCGTGACGCCGTTTTCGTGATGACGTTGCCAGTGCGCTGGCAGCACCGCGTTAATTGGCGCGTGGGTGATTTCAAAATCACGCCAAACTGCGTCCAGTGGCATGAACTTGGGCCACCAAGGTCCGGCCTCGGTGGTGAGTTGATCGCCAACACGGGTGAGGCTAAATAGGCGCTGTCCGGTTGGGCTAATGGCCACCAC contains:
- a CDS encoding beta-ketoacyl-ACP synthase, producing MKRVVVTGMAGISSLGGDWPTIAAAMRAGKTGIRRMDDWAQYQDLNTLLAGPISDFALPAHYTRKQTRSMGRVAKMSVLASEYALADAGLLGNPLIQNGSMGVAYGSSIGSTDAVREFGYALIEKDVNGLSANSYLRMMSHTSAVNIGVYFGLKGRVIPTSSACTSGSQGIGYAYEAIKYGQQKMMIAGGAEELCPTEAMVFDTLYATSTQNDAPHTTPRPFDAHRDGLVIGEGAGTLILEELEHALARGARIHAEIVGFACNSDGAHVTRPETATMEVAMRLALANAGLNACDIGYVNAHGTATNQGDIAESQATNRVFGAQMPFSSLKGYFGHTLGACGALEAWMTIEMLNRGWYAGNVNLDSVDPACGALDYLPVAGRELNCQYAMSNNFAFGGINTSLILRRGQDVLATLNPAA
- the fabG gene encoding 3-oxoacyl-ACP reductase FabG translates to MHTILITGASGGLGRAMALKLASDGFDLILHYHRNQSSVLALQQQIVALGRQARLICFDVTDRAQTRTAIEADVAAHGAPYGVIINAGITRDTAFPAMSDDDWDLVLSTNLDGFYNVLHPLSMPMVRRRQPGRIVAIASVSGLIGNRGQVNYSAAKAGLIGACKALALELASRKITVNCVAPGLIDTEMIQDLPALEDIKKMIPMARMGRSEEVAAAVSYLMSEGAAYTTRQVIAVNGGLC
- a CDS encoding ApeP family dehydratase, giving the protein MTHPHYLPHEVLPHAAPMILLDRIIQFDAHRLTAALTVPADSLFNDPELGGAVPAYVAIEYMAQAIAALDGCHARRSGQAPKIGFLLGTRHFASNVPSFKPGTQLTICVNEVIKGDNGMAVFAASVNGVTTDGQVITVNARINGFQPENPSDFLSN
- a CDS encoding beta-ketoacyl-[acyl-carrier-protein] synthase family protein; its protein translation is MSTYLNSLGLISPLGIGHADTMAALLAGQHGLTPAPSTLIDRPTFIGAVSAQLPKLPPQWAQFHSRNNQLLYAASQQIDAEIRAAISRFGAARVAIILGSSTSGVAESEAAIAALARGESAPAGYSYLRQEMADPARFLAELYQIQGPAYVISTACSSSGRAFIAARRLLNMNLVDVVICGGVDSLCQLTLNGFAALESISAAQCRPFHAKRDGINIGEAAALMLMSRERGPVQLLGCGASSDAHHISAPHPAGHGAVAAMRAALNDAALPAKQIDYLNLHGTATPLNDAMESVAVRDVFAGYLPPSSSTKSLTGHTLGAAAAIEAAFCWLLLQPSLNPLQQLPAPLNDNDFDGEFDPALPPLNWVQAGQSYALHTAMSNSFAFGGNNVSLILQRVPI
- a CDS encoding DUF3261 domain-containing protein, encoding MPLNRNLPTASTANASIRSWWYRLSIAWLCSWLLACSHAPLLPVAQFAPLAQSELLTIHSGEHALAFTARVESDGHTLRVVAISPTGQRLFSLTRVGDQLTTEAGPWWPKFMPLDAVWRDFEITHAPINAVLPAHWQRHHENGVTHWWYRGKKYAEVTHSAGKIELKRPEYGLSIEVLPE